The Athalia rosae chromosome 7, iyAthRosa1.1, whole genome shotgun sequence genome window below encodes:
- the LOC105683887 gene encoding protein shank isoform X6, producing the protein MEGGLKQPSGSSGFTGGQDVTSENTRSVVEKNVLLARIHVPDLNVSKCLQFPKDQLVWDVKQQCLASLPKEVATWYRELKESFNYGLFYPAVNGKAGKFLDEERPLGDYPFNGPVGYLELKYKKRVYKTLNLDEKQLKALHTRPNFRRLLHYVASGQGEKIEKMCEKGLDPNFQCPESGETPLTLAATLKEPAKVIIALVNGGALMDYRTKEGLTVMHKAVERNSLEAVQTLLALGSSPNYKDTKGLTPLYYSVIYKTDPMLCETLLHDHATIGAQDLHGWQEVHQACRNNLVQHLDHLLFYGADMNARNASGNTPLHVCAVNNTDSSCIRQLLFRGAQKDSLNYANQTPYQVAVIAGNMDLAEVIKNYQAEEVDKSLGDTASDVISDSSGVGTSQSDTTNSLSIPGTTVVCVESYNSGINGHLTINQGDILEVTGATDCGLLEGVLRGQGTGLFPAHCIQEVRLRHTNIPLGPQTIREGRNRVLGRRESQHKYFATAPRLKKPVTSEPRTVVLHRSRKGFGFILRGARSNSQLMAQSPSATCPALQYLEKVDEGGVADIAGLRKGDYLIQINGEDVTTASHEHVVDLIQKSGELVRLCVVSPVVGLPNSQSAAALPISQPIQRQYATLPRKGSNNVVVGGTLGRSPAPMPPRRDPKTTLSVGRARARSMVAGLEGGGEKDDRDEITSTGAKSSSAESIHLPQQPSAGSNTGQNTPVQPRTASIRSRPTSSRITAAELEELFQRQQGSAATGQYGSSMMSSHFQTGQSTKSHPSSPAKTGRVYASVAEMKRKGKTNSKVRFFGGLGGGSDLHRDFHSTPDLNMQAQSYILVSKGHRSQEDVNALANRNALPPPNHPPPPPPIGQVIKVNIGASASDVVTPASVYDNIAHIQQVKELAAATPDSVYGVMSSFRPSNSAKLYASPEDAQTVGYRSRSLPAHSARPHVRKSHSLRTPNNSTFKPTGQSNSQLANNQYAQPLKTNRSHSSVGLRDRKKRGVASSLSATNLAAPPIPEPDYSLSESENDETDGESEIAKELERAAAREKLESAKETSGNSNTSTSSSGSSSIPHSFSVDEIQKVRTQLRSSKSYPNDFLLQQTQQLMEDGDNSSSGVSSDQDVPVGPPTGFDDSRNENNAHPVPTDKETNTKRMNYSSGMLTRHAVSLAQLPPPIEADAEEQNNDLFVPPPPEFTAGTSAGNGDELVFAPPPQFCDNRQQNRVKIVGAIPKVGNNNNNNNNNNNQVKPPSGRLHSQ; encoded by the exons GAACTCAAGGAAAGCTTCAACTATGGATTATTTTATCCCGCCGTGAATGGGAaagctggaaaatttttggacgaGGAACGTCCTCTCGGCGATTATCCGTTCAACGGACCCGTCGGATACCTCGAG CTCAAGTACAAGAAACGCGTTTACAAAACGTTGAACTTGGACGAGAAACAGCTCAAGGCGTTGCACACGAGACCGAATTTTCGAAGGTTGCTTCATTATGTGGCCAGCGGTCAAGGGGAGAAGATTGAGAAAATGTGCGAAAAAGGACTGGATCCGAATTTCCAGTGTCCAGAATCCGGTG AAACACCGTTGACACTGGCGGCCACTTTGAAAGAACCGGCGAAGGTGATCATCGCTCTGGTCAACGGAGGAGCCCTCATGGACTATCGGACCAAAGAAGGATTGACCGTCATGCACAAGGCGGTCGAAAGGAACAGTTTGGAGGCTGTGCAGACTCTTCTGGCGCTCGGGTCCAGTCCCAATTACAAGGACACCAAAGGTTTGACGCCTCTTTATTACAGCGTTATTTATAAAACCGATCCGATGCTCTGCGAAACGCTTCTTCACGATCACGCGACCATCGGCGCCCAAGATCTTCACGGATGGCAAGAGGTTCATCAG gcGTGTAGAAATAATTTGGTACAACATCTCGACCATCTTCTTTTCTACGGGGCCGACATGAACGCGAGAAATGCTTCGGGCAACACCCCGTTGCACGTCTGCGCCGTCAACAATACAGACTCCTCCTGCATTCGCCAACTTCTCTTCAGAGGTGCTCAAAAGGACAGCTTGAACTACGCGAATCAAACGCCTTATCAGGTCGCGGTTATCGCCGGTAACATGGACCTTGCAGaagttattaaaaattatcaggCCGAAGAAGTTG ACAAAAGCTTGGGCGACACAGCCTCCGATGTCATCAGCGACAGTTCCGGAGTTGGTACGTCGCAATCGGACACGacaaactctctttccatacCAGGAACGACCGTTGTTTGCGTCGAAAGTTACAACAGTGGGATTAACGGACATCTTACAATTAACCAAGGAGATATTTTAGAAG TTACGGGAGCCACAGATTGTGGATTGCTGGAAGGAGTCCTCAGAGGTCAAGGGACGGGCCTCTTTCCAGCTCATTGTATACAAGAAGTTAGACTGAGGCATACGAACATTCCGTTGGGACCGCAAACTATCAGAGAAGGGCGGAATCGAGTATTGGGACGTAGAGAATCGCAACATAAATACTTTGCCACAGCCCCGCGACTAAAGAAGCC CGTGACATCGGAACCCCGCACGGTCGTGTTACACAGATCGAGGAAAGGTTTTGGATTTATATTGAGAGGCGCGAGGTCGAATTCACAACTGATGGCACAGAGTCCATCGGCTACATGTCCAGCTCTGCAGTATCTGGAAAAAGTGGACGAAGGAGGCGTCGCGGATATCGCTGGTCTCAGAAAAGGCGATTATCTGATTCAG ATAAATGGGGAAGACGTAACAACAGCGTCGCACGAGCACGTCGTGGATTTGATTCAGAAATCTGGCGAACTGGTTCGATTATGCGTCGTCTCCCCGGTAGTGGGCCTTCCTAATTCTCAGTCAGCAGCGGCATTGCCTATCAGTCAACCGATTCAGAGGCAGTACGCAACATTGCCACGAAAAGGGAGTaacaacgtcgtcgtcggcggtACCCTAGGCAGATCGCCAGCACCGATGCCACCCAGGAGAGATCCCAAAACTACTCTGAGCGTTGGGAGGGCAAGGGCTCGTTCGATGGTCGCCGGACTGG AGGGCGGTGGCGAAAAAGATGACAGGGACGAAATAACGTCAACCGGGGCAAAATCAAGCAGTGCGGAATCGATTCATCTGCCGCAACAACCATCGGCGGGATCGAACACTGGTCAGAATACGCCTGTTCAACCGAGAACGGCGAGCATTCGTTCCAGGCCTACGTCAAGTCGTATCACAGCTGCCGAACTCGAG GAGTTGTTCCAGCGACAACAAGGCAGCGCAGCAACTGGTCAGTATGGATCATCAATGATGAGCTCCCATTTCCAAACTGGCCAGTCGACTAAATCTCACCCTTCGTCACCAGCAAAAACTGGTCGTGTTTATGCCAGTGTAGCGGAAATGAAAAGGAAGGGCAAG ACGAATTCAAAGGTACGCTTTTTCGGAGGACTCGGAGGTGGATCTGATCTTCACAGAGACTTTCATAGCACACCAGATTTGAACATGCAAGCTCAATCATATATTCTGGTATCGAAAGGTCATCGAAGTCAAGAAGACGTGAACGCACTCGCCAACAGAAATGCTCTACCTCCGCCAAATCACccaccgccaccacctccCATAGGTCAGGTCATCAAAGTCAATATCGGTGCCAGCGCGTCCGACGTAGTCACACCGGCGTCGGTTTACGACAACATCGCTCATATACAACAAGTTAAAG AACTGGCAGCAGCAACACCGGACTCGGTATACGGCGTGATGTCGAGCTTTCGACCATCGAACAGTGCCAAACTCTACGCGTCGCCGGAGGATGCTCAGACGGTTGGTTATCGCTCCCGTAGTTTGCCGGCACACTCGGCAAGGCCTCACGTTAGAAAATCGCACAGTTTAAGGACACCGAACAATTCCACGTTCAAGCCAACCGGGCAAAGTAACAGTCAATTGGCCAACAACCAATACGCTCAGCCTTTGAAGACTAACAGGAGTCACAGTAGCGTCGGTCTCAGAGACAGAAAGAAGAGAGGAGTGGCGTCGAGTTTATCAGCCACGAATTTGGCAGCTCCACCCATACCGGAACCAGATTACAGCCTCTCCGAATCCGAAAATGACGAGACCGACGGTGAGTCAGAAATTGCTAAGGAATTGGAGAGGGCGGCAGCTAGAGAGAAATTGGAATCCGCCAAAGAAACATCGGGAAATTCGAACACCTCGACCAGTTCCTCCGGGAGCAGTTCGATACCCCATTCGTTCAGCgttgatgaaattcaaaaggtcAGGACGCAGCTTAGGTCGTCTAAGAGTTATCCTAATGACTTTTTATTGCAACAGACGCAACAGCTCATGGAAGACGGAGACAACAGTTCTAGCGGCGTGAGCTCCGATCAAGATGTACCGGTTGGACCACCGACTGGTTTCGACGACTCCCGAAACGAAAACAACGCTCACCCTGTGCCAACGGATAAGGAAACTAATACAAAAAGAATGAATTACAGCAGCGGAATGTTGACAAGACACGCTGTTAGCCTAGCCCAATTACCACCTCCCATTGAAGCCGATGCCGAAgaacaaaataatgatttgTTCGTTCCGCCTCCGCCGGAATTCACTGCGGGTACGTCGGCCGGTAACGGGGATGAATTGGTATTCGCACCACCGCCACAGTTTTGTGATAACAGACAGCAGAATCGAGTGAAAATTGTCGGAGCTATTCCTAAAgttggaaataataataataataataataataataataatcaagtgAAACCGCCCAGTGGAAGATTACACAGCCAGTGA
- the LOC105683887 gene encoding protein shank isoform X4, with the protein MEGGLKQPSGSSGFTGGQDVTSENTRSVVEKNVLLARIHVPDLNVSKCLQFPKDQLVWDVKQQCLASLPKEVATWYRELKESFNYGLFYPAVNGKAGKFLDEERPLGDYPFNGPVGYLELKYKKRVYKTLNLDEKQLKALHTRPNFRRLLHYVASGQGEKIEKMCEKGLDPNFQCPESGETPLTLAATLKEPAKVIIALVNGGALMDYRTKEGLTVMHKAVERNSLEAVQTLLALGSSPNYKDTKGLTPLYYSVIYKTDPMLCETLLHDHATIGAQDLHGWQEVHQACRNNLVQHLDHLLFYGADMNARNASGNTPLHVCAVNNTDSSCIRQLLFRGAQKDSLNYANQTPYQVAVIAGNMDLAEVIKNYQAEEVVPFKGPPRYNPKRRSMAFGGMTTSCSASNLGTLTRTPSNDQPNNTIGTHVTRTLSVDDYTPGSLTRIPYGDTRCGTAVGVARTPPSDDYNTGTLTRIPSMDRYNNGAMFSRVTSNEQYQAIGLAEMHKHNLITLPSMDQNIGTSRTEFGTLQRIPSDQHIGALARIQSDQPNLGTLTRTEQLNTLNRIPSEYQNPNSLRDPNTRYPSSEHYQNLRIEGLSRLQEHRIELQHRLDIHRTMDLPPSPSPSSRSLAPFSSASSSLSDGSNQPSGEDSASIVTDKSLGDTASDVISDSSGVGTSQSDTTNSLSIPGTTVVCVESYNSGINGHLTINQGDILEVTGATDCGLLEGVLRGQGTGLFPAHCIQEVRLRHTNIPLGPQTIREGRNRVLGRRESQHKYFATAPRLKKPVTSEPRTVVLHRSRKGFGFILRGARSNSQLMAQSPSATCPALQYLEKVDEGGVADIAGLRKGDYLIQINGEDVTTASHEHVVDLIQKSGELVRLCVVSPVVGLPNSQSAAALPISQPIQRQYATLPRKGSNNVVVGGTLGRSPAPMPPRRDPKTTLSVGRARARSMVAGLEGGGEKDDRDEITSTGAKSSSAESIHLPQQPSAGSNTGQNTPVQPRTASIRSRPTSSRITAAELEELFQRQQGSAATGQYGSSMMSSHFQTGQSTKSHPSSPAKTGRVYASVAEMKRKGKTNSKVRFFGGLGGGSDLHRDFHSTPDLNMQAQSYILVSKGHRSQEDVNALANRNALPPPNHPPPPPPIGQVIKVNIGASASDVVTPASVYDNIAHIQQVKELAAATPDSVYGVMSSFRPSNSAKLYASPEDAQTVGYRSRSLPAHSARPHVRKSHSLRTPNNSTFKPTGQSNSQLANNQYAQPLKTNRSHSSVGLRDRKKRGVASSLSATNLAAPPIPEPDYSLSESENDETDGESEIAKELERAAAREKLESAKETSGNSNTSTSSSGSSSIPHSFSVDEIQKTQQLMEDGDNSSSGVSSDQDVPVGPPTGFDDSRNENNAHPVPTDKETNTKRMNYSSGMLTRHAVSLAQLPPPIEADAEEQNNDLFVPPPPEFTAGTSAGNGDELVFAPPPQFCDNRQQNRVKIVGAIPKVGNNNNNNNNNNNQVKPPSGRLHSQ; encoded by the exons GAACTCAAGGAAAGCTTCAACTATGGATTATTTTATCCCGCCGTGAATGGGAaagctggaaaatttttggacgaGGAACGTCCTCTCGGCGATTATCCGTTCAACGGACCCGTCGGATACCTCGAG CTCAAGTACAAGAAACGCGTTTACAAAACGTTGAACTTGGACGAGAAACAGCTCAAGGCGTTGCACACGAGACCGAATTTTCGAAGGTTGCTTCATTATGTGGCCAGCGGTCAAGGGGAGAAGATTGAGAAAATGTGCGAAAAAGGACTGGATCCGAATTTCCAGTGTCCAGAATCCGGTG AAACACCGTTGACACTGGCGGCCACTTTGAAAGAACCGGCGAAGGTGATCATCGCTCTGGTCAACGGAGGAGCCCTCATGGACTATCGGACCAAAGAAGGATTGACCGTCATGCACAAGGCGGTCGAAAGGAACAGTTTGGAGGCTGTGCAGACTCTTCTGGCGCTCGGGTCCAGTCCCAATTACAAGGACACCAAAGGTTTGACGCCTCTTTATTACAGCGTTATTTATAAAACCGATCCGATGCTCTGCGAAACGCTTCTTCACGATCACGCGACCATCGGCGCCCAAGATCTTCACGGATGGCAAGAGGTTCATCAG gcGTGTAGAAATAATTTGGTACAACATCTCGACCATCTTCTTTTCTACGGGGCCGACATGAACGCGAGAAATGCTTCGGGCAACACCCCGTTGCACGTCTGCGCCGTCAACAATACAGACTCCTCCTGCATTCGCCAACTTCTCTTCAGAGGTGCTCAAAAGGACAGCTTGAACTACGCGAATCAAACGCCTTATCAGGTCGCGGTTATCGCCGGTAACATGGACCTTGCAGaagttattaaaaattatcaggCCGAAGAAGTTG TACCGTTTAAAGGCCCTCCACGTTACAACCCTAAACGCCGATCTATGGCATTTGGCGGTATGACGACGAGCTGTTCTGCGAGCAATTTGGGAACGTTAACACGAACACCGTCCAACGATCAACCGAATAACACGATCGGTACTCACGTCACGAGAACATTGTCCGTCGATGATTATACCCCGGGAAGTTTAACGAGAATACCGTACGGCGATACGCGTTGCGGGACGGCGGTCGGCGTTGCTAGGACTCCACCGTCTGACGACTACAATACCGGGACTCTGACGAGAATACCGTCGATGGACCGGTACAACAACGGGGCGATGTTTTCCAGGGTAACGTCCAACGAACAATACCAAGCTATCGGTCTCGCTGAAATGCACAAGCACAACCTGATCACGTTGCCGTCCATGGACCAAAACATTGGTACGTCCAGAACAGAGTTTGGCACTCTTCAAAGGATACCGTCCGACCAGCACATAGGAGCTCTCGCTAGAATACAATCCGATCAACCCAATCTTGGCACCCTCACCAGAACCGAACAGTTGAATACCCTCAACCGGATACCGTCCGAATACCAGAACCCTAATAGCTTAAGAGATCCTAATACAAG ATATCCATCTTCGGAGCACTATCAAAACCTAAGAATTGAGGGCCTATCGAGGTTACAAGAACATAGGATCGAGTTACAACATCGTCTGGACATTCATCGGACGATGGACCTTCCCCCATCTCCGTCCCCAAGTAGTAGAAGTCTCGCCCCATTCAGCTCTGCTAGTTCTAGCCTGTCAGATGGCAGCAATCAACCCTCTGGTGAAGACTCGGCCAGCATAGTAACAG ACAAAAGCTTGGGCGACACAGCCTCCGATGTCATCAGCGACAGTTCCGGAGTTGGTACGTCGCAATCGGACACGacaaactctctttccatacCAGGAACGACCGTTGTTTGCGTCGAAAGTTACAACAGTGGGATTAACGGACATCTTACAATTAACCAAGGAGATATTTTAGAAG TTACGGGAGCCACAGATTGTGGATTGCTGGAAGGAGTCCTCAGAGGTCAAGGGACGGGCCTCTTTCCAGCTCATTGTATACAAGAAGTTAGACTGAGGCATACGAACATTCCGTTGGGACCGCAAACTATCAGAGAAGGGCGGAATCGAGTATTGGGACGTAGAGAATCGCAACATAAATACTTTGCCACAGCCCCGCGACTAAAGAAGCC CGTGACATCGGAACCCCGCACGGTCGTGTTACACAGATCGAGGAAAGGTTTTGGATTTATATTGAGAGGCGCGAGGTCGAATTCACAACTGATGGCACAGAGTCCATCGGCTACATGTCCAGCTCTGCAGTATCTGGAAAAAGTGGACGAAGGAGGCGTCGCGGATATCGCTGGTCTCAGAAAAGGCGATTATCTGATTCAG ATAAATGGGGAAGACGTAACAACAGCGTCGCACGAGCACGTCGTGGATTTGATTCAGAAATCTGGCGAACTGGTTCGATTATGCGTCGTCTCCCCGGTAGTGGGCCTTCCTAATTCTCAGTCAGCAGCGGCATTGCCTATCAGTCAACCGATTCAGAGGCAGTACGCAACATTGCCACGAAAAGGGAGTaacaacgtcgtcgtcggcggtACCCTAGGCAGATCGCCAGCACCGATGCCACCCAGGAGAGATCCCAAAACTACTCTGAGCGTTGGGAGGGCAAGGGCTCGTTCGATGGTCGCCGGACTGG AGGGCGGTGGCGAAAAAGATGACAGGGACGAAATAACGTCAACCGGGGCAAAATCAAGCAGTGCGGAATCGATTCATCTGCCGCAACAACCATCGGCGGGATCGAACACTGGTCAGAATACGCCTGTTCAACCGAGAACGGCGAGCATTCGTTCCAGGCCTACGTCAAGTCGTATCACAGCTGCCGAACTCGAG GAGTTGTTCCAGCGACAACAAGGCAGCGCAGCAACTGGTCAGTATGGATCATCAATGATGAGCTCCCATTTCCAAACTGGCCAGTCGACTAAATCTCACCCTTCGTCACCAGCAAAAACTGGTCGTGTTTATGCCAGTGTAGCGGAAATGAAAAGGAAGGGCAAG ACGAATTCAAAGGTACGCTTTTTCGGAGGACTCGGAGGTGGATCTGATCTTCACAGAGACTTTCATAGCACACCAGATTTGAACATGCAAGCTCAATCATATATTCTGGTATCGAAAGGTCATCGAAGTCAAGAAGACGTGAACGCACTCGCCAACAGAAATGCTCTACCTCCGCCAAATCACccaccgccaccacctccCATAGGTCAGGTCATCAAAGTCAATATCGGTGCCAGCGCGTCCGACGTAGTCACACCGGCGTCGGTTTACGACAACATCGCTCATATACAACAAGTTAAAG AACTGGCAGCAGCAACACCGGACTCGGTATACGGCGTGATGTCGAGCTTTCGACCATCGAACAGTGCCAAACTCTACGCGTCGCCGGAGGATGCTCAGACGGTTGGTTATCGCTCCCGTAGTTTGCCGGCACACTCGGCAAGGCCTCACGTTAGAAAATCGCACAGTTTAAGGACACCGAACAATTCCACGTTCAAGCCAACCGGGCAAAGTAACAGTCAATTGGCCAACAACCAATACGCTCAGCCTTTGAAGACTAACAGGAGTCACAGTAGCGTCGGTCTCAGAGACAGAAAGAAGAGAGGAGTGGCGTCGAGTTTATCAGCCACGAATTTGGCAGCTCCACCCATACCGGAACCAGATTACAGCCTCTCCGAATCCGAAAATGACGAGACCGACGGTGAGTCAGAAATTGCTAAGGAATTGGAGAGGGCGGCAGCTAGAGAGAAATTGGAATCCGCCAAAGAAACATCGGGAAATTCGAACACCTCGACCAGTTCCTCCGGGAGCAGTTCGATACCCCATTCGTTCAGCgttgatgaaattcaaaag ACGCAACAGCTCATGGAAGACGGAGACAACAGTTCTAGCGGCGTGAGCTCCGATCAAGATGTACCGGTTGGACCACCGACTGGTTTCGACGACTCCCGAAACGAAAACAACGCTCACCCTGTGCCAACGGATAAGGAAACTAATACAAAAAGAATGAATTACAGCAGCGGAATGTTGACAAGACACGCTGTTAGCCTAGCCCAATTACCACCTCCCATTGAAGCCGATGCCGAAgaacaaaataatgatttgTTCGTTCCGCCTCCGCCGGAATTCACTGCGGGTACGTCGGCCGGTAACGGGGATGAATTGGTATTCGCACCACCGCCACAGTTTTGTGATAACAGACAGCAGAATCGAGTGAAAATTGTCGGAGCTATTCCTAAAgttggaaataataataataataataataataataataatcaagtgAAACCGCCCAGTGGAAGATTACACAGCCAGTGA